A window of Malania oleifera isolate guangnan ecotype guangnan chromosome 5, ASM2987363v1, whole genome shotgun sequence contains these coding sequences:
- the LOC131154890 gene encoding cysteine proteinase mucunain-like, translated as MGRLGSSFSMAAMRFLLLFLFFAASSAMEMSIISYDEKHGQRTDGEVMRIYEGWLAKHGKASNAISEKDRRFEVFKDNLRFVDEHNAVNRTYKVGLNRFADLTNEEYRAMYLSARVRGKRRASGSKSDRYAFLAGEELPKAVDWREKGAVVAVKDQGNCGSCWAFSTVAAVEGINQIVTGSLIPLSEQELVDCDRSFNQGCNGGLMDYAFEFIIDNGGIDSEEDYPYKATDGTCDQYRKNSRVVTIDGYEDVPAKDENSLKKAVANQPVSVAIEAGGRAFQLYQSGVFTGKCGTALDHGVVAVGYGTENGKDYWIVRNSWGPSWGENGYIKMERNIAGRTGKCGIAIQPSYPTKKGQNPPKPAPSPPSPVRPPTECDDYYSCPEGSTCCCMYEYGNFCFGWGCCPLESATCCDDHYSCCPHDYPICDLNAATCRMSKDNPLGVKALQRSPAKPNHHVGKKVSSS; from the exons ATGGGTCGTCTCGGATCTTCTTTCTCCATGGCTGCCATGCGTTTCTTGCTCTTGTTCCTTTTCTTCGCCGCCTCGTCGGCGATGGAAATGTCCATCATTAGTTACGACGAGAAGCACGGGCAGCGGACGGACGGCGAGGTCATGAGAATTTACGAAGGCTGGCTTGCGAAGCACGGGAAAGCGTCCAATGCGATCAGTGAGAAGGACAGGCGATTCGAGGTGTTCAAGGACAATCTGAGGTTTGTGGACGAGCACAACGCCGTGAACCGGACTTACAAGGTGGGGCTGAACCGGTTCGCCGATCTGACCAATGAGGAGTACCGGGCGATGTATTTGAGCGCGAGGGTTAGGGGCAAGAGGAGGGCGTCGGGGTCGAAGAGCGACCGGTATGCGTTTCTGGCCGGGGAGGAGTTGCCGAAGGCGGTGGATTGGAGAGAGAAGGGAGCAGTAGTTGCTGTCAAGGATCAAGGGAATTGCG GGAGTTGCTGGGCGTTCTCAACTGTTGCTGCGGTGGAAGGGATAAACCAGATTGTAACAGGTAGTCTGATACCTCTCTCTGAACAGGAACTAGTGGATTGTGATAGATCATTTAACCAGGGATGCAATGGAGGCCTCATGGACTATGCTTTTGAGTTTATCATTGACAATGGTGGCATTGATAGTGAAGAAGATTACCCATATAAAGCTACTGATGGCACATGTGATCAATATCGG AAAAATTCTCGAGTTGTTACCATTGATGGTTATGAAGATGTCCCAGCAAAGGACGAGAACTCCTTGAAGAAAGCTGTGGCAAACCAACCTGTTAGTGTTGCCATTGAAGCTGGTGGCAGGGCTTTTCAACTCTACCAGTCG GGTGTATTTACTGGAAAATGTGGAACGGCCCTGGACCATGGTGTTGTAGCTGTTGGATATGGTACAGAAAATGGTAAAGATTATTGGATTGTAAGGAACTCATGGGGTCCCAGTTGGGGGGAGAATGGTTACATCAAGATGGAGCGCAATATAGCTGGCAGAACTGGAAAGTGTGGAATTGCAATTCAGCCCTCATACCCCACCAAGAAGGGACAGAACCCCCCGAAACCAGCCCCATCTCCTCCATCACCAGTAAGGCCCCCCACAGAATGTGACGATTACTACAGTTGCCCCGAGGGAAGCACCTGCTGCTGTATGTATGAGTATGGCAACTTCTGCTTTGGATGGGGATGTTGCCCTCTGGAGTCTGCCACTTGCTGCGATGACCATTACAGTTGCTGCCCTCACGACTATCCCATTTGTGATCTAAATGCTGCTACCTGCCGAATG agcAAGGACAATCCTTTGGGAGTAAAAGCATTGCAGCGAAGCCCTGCTAAACCTAACCATCATGTTGGCAAGAAGGTCAGCAGTTCTTGA